One Fibrobacter sp. UBA4297 DNA window includes the following coding sequences:
- a CDS encoding glycosyl hydrolase: MDFKKVFLAFGLSAAYSVFAAPYEAEDATLTKDAAVATNTAASGGKYVKMNGGDITFSKVTVEKAGKYTIVLHYMNNYGGSKINNVEVGGASSAVTFDVTDKGKFADVETVMNLAAGENTIAITNSWGWIDLDYIEVKGYEAKAFNLCNTPITKTATPSAVKLYNFLVNNFGKKTISGVMTGNMDAYTKGDATQHEDVQAVFKAGGKYPALIGTDLMNATGANKNDGWFQEYTEKAIDIAKSTWKKGGIPAFTWHWRPGDEVEFYVKGAHDTYTEFDFTEAFVTGTTTWDTLSTAYKAIVADIDLVSKIFLDLQKEGVAAIFRPLHESGGNWFWWSTHTGKQFAALYQLLYERMVFTNGVNNLIWDFNPKDAATMSWTPGETYYDILSVDIYNAANDHQSNSSAFIDLTNKAGTNKIITLSENGPIPDVDKMYEDGATWSWWMPWYESWSGGFVSQTAASVWQKNLADERIITLDEMPGWDNYNEAAAATNACPTSTQNAKFGADTAKANSENVDLLMGVTYKAINDSGANIEFKKVPNLTSAKSIAVTIENKGSGGEMNGIWIGMAFVRDGSKDKAWTWEQSPSDGCWLNDGAKATCEFAIETYTDDAGVEHPMDLDNLFSVTFILAGANGFEGTVLFDNMVTDNGIIINGFNKKTELFTAADQSKGHIASIELFNKDGTPVTPNAIKPIAAAKKAGMSVKNGNLSLTANVPGFASIDVFNMIGKRIATLHRGNLSAGSRTFSLQNLNKGQYIIRVKGAGLNATQKVLIK; encoded by the coding sequence ATGGATTTCAAAAAAGTATTCCTCGCTTTCGGACTGTCCGCAGCCTATTCCGTCTTTGCGGCCCCGTATGAAGCGGAAGACGCTACACTTACAAAAGACGCAGCTGTCGCCACAAACACCGCAGCTTCTGGCGGCAAATACGTCAAGATGAACGGCGGTGACATCACTTTTTCCAAGGTGACCGTCGAGAAAGCAGGCAAATACACCATCGTTCTCCACTACATGAACAATTATGGTGGATCCAAGATTAACAACGTCGAAGTTGGCGGAGCCTCCTCTGCGGTGACATTCGACGTGACCGACAAGGGCAAATTTGCCGACGTTGAAACGGTCATGAACCTCGCAGCCGGCGAAAACACCATCGCCATCACCAATAGCTGGGGCTGGATCGACCTCGACTACATAGAAGTCAAGGGATACGAAGCCAAGGCATTCAACCTCTGCAACACTCCAATCACAAAAACGGCAACCCCGTCCGCCGTCAAGCTCTACAACTTCCTCGTCAATAACTTTGGCAAGAAGACCATTTCTGGCGTGATGACCGGCAACATGGACGCCTACACCAAGGGAGACGCCACCCAGCACGAAGACGTTCAGGCGGTATTCAAGGCTGGCGGCAAGTACCCGGCACTCATCGGCACCGACCTCATGAACGCCACCGGCGCTAACAAGAACGACGGCTGGTTCCAGGAATACACCGAAAAGGCAATCGATATCGCCAAGAGCACCTGGAAGAAGGGCGGCATTCCGGCATTCACATGGCATTGGCGTCCGGGAGACGAAGTGGAATTCTACGTCAAGGGTGCTCACGACACCTACACCGAATTCGACTTTACCGAAGCATTCGTCACAGGCACAACCACTTGGGATACGCTCTCTACGGCTTACAAGGCAATCGTCGCAGACATTGACCTCGTTTCCAAGATTTTCCTTGACCTCCAGAAAGAAGGCGTTGCAGCCATCTTCCGCCCGCTCCATGAATCCGGTGGTAACTGGTTCTGGTGGAGCACCCACACAGGCAAGCAGTTCGCCGCACTCTACCAGTTGCTCTACGAACGCATGGTCTTCACGAACGGCGTGAACAACCTCATTTGGGACTTCAACCCGAAGGACGCCGCTACAATGTCCTGGACTCCGGGCGAAACCTACTATGACATTTTGAGCGTCGACATTTACAATGCAGCCAACGATCACCAGAGCAACAGCTCCGCATTCATCGACCTCACGAACAAGGCTGGCACCAACAAGATTATCACCCTCAGCGAAAACGGCCCGATTCCTGACGTCGACAAGATGTACGAGGATGGCGCAACCTGGAGCTGGTGGATGCCGTGGTACGAATCCTGGTCCGGAGGTTTTGTAAGCCAGACCGCAGCAAGCGTATGGCAGAAGAATCTCGCTGACGAACGCATCATCACCCTCGACGAAATGCCAGGTTGGGACAACTACAACGAAGCAGCCGCAGCAACTAACGCTTGCCCGACTTCTACGCAGAACGCCAAGTTCGGTGCAGATACTGCCAAGGCAAATTCTGAAAACGTAGACCTTCTCATGGGCGTGACCTACAAGGCCATCAACGATAGCGGCGCAAATATCGAATTCAAGAAGGTTCCGAACTTGACCAGTGCAAAGAGCATCGCCGTCACGATCGAAAACAAGGGTTCCGGTGGCGAAATGAACGGCATCTGGATCGGCATGGCATTCGTCCGCGACGGTTCCAAGGACAAGGCTTGGACTTGGGAACAGTCCCCGTCTGATGGTTGCTGGCTCAACGACGGCGCCAAGGCTACTTGCGAATTCGCTATCGAGACTTACACCGATGACGCAGGCGTCGAACACCCGATGGACCTCGACAACCTCTTCTCCGTCACCTTCATCTTGGCAGGCGCTAACGGATTCGAAGGCACCGTCCTCTTCGACAACATGGTCACGGACAACGGCATCATCATCAACGGATTCAACAAGAAGACCGAACTCTTCACCGCCGCAGACCAGAGCAAGGGACACATCGCAAGTATTGAACTCTTCAATAAGGACGGTACGCCGGTCACTCCGAACGCCATCAAGCCGATTGCCGCCGCAAAGAAGGCTGGCATGAGCGTCAAGAACGGCAACCTCTCGCTCACCGCAAACGTTCCCGGTTTCGCAAGCATCGACGTGTTCAACATGATCGGCAAGCGCATCGCTACACTCCACCGCGGAAACCTCAGCGCAGGCAGCCGCACGTTCAGCCTCCAGAACCTCAACAAGGGTCAGTACATCATCCGCGTGAAGGGCGCCGGACTCAATGCCACCCAGAAGGTTCTCATCAAGTAG